One genomic region from Spirulina subsalsa PCC 9445 encodes:
- a CDS encoding CRISPR-associated helicase/endonuclease Cas3, whose protein sequence is MKTQLEPNLLLAKSFQSGQWKGSYSLVGHTADVVNAVTTLIDVLGERLLQQFCLNYSFSFLKATAQKAAYLHDWGKANHHFQQVVRHQRNPLHEPQIIRHEVASVLLAWEFREWLEQGEGDFLTALVAGGGHHLKLGGKKGKATDELGEVRQSGEDCLRLYTVIKSQGKPQYHPLFRPLLKYGVKALGLPDKPKLSQKPSEFWFVTTIKQKRQEVQSFLEEEWQPNLVFLAVIKALVIAGDAVGSAIPNTNLSIQKWITEEVERTLDEAKLDQVMAGRLEGKTLRPFQIQLAESSTRVTLARAGCGTGKTLGAYNWAKAKALGRKLIFCYPTTGTSTEGFLDYVHHQVDSILLHSRADVDLAMATTGEEEEAGETVNNEVALKLESFQAWGREAIICTVDTVLGLLQCNRRPIYCFPAIAQAAFVFDEVHCYDERLFGALLRFLEVVKAPILLMSASFLPWQLEALQEAVGEPLAIISGPPELETQPRYRFHYSEQMDWSRVTQELAAGGKVLWVCNQVNRAISVHQEARERGLNALLYHSRFRYQDRVEHHRAVVDAFKPEYQEPVLAITTQVAEMSLDLSATLLVSQVANPAGLIQRLGRLNRRYCGHPLDALFYPDGKVGYPYSKEELNQGLELIQSFPGEVCQRDLAQWLENVAVEGQPERDSVLLDKTWQTYSTSLRKAGFNATVLLEQDLPILKTLGSKQLPRYTVPIPIKPKEIKEWKKYKFYPIAPTQEWDYSSELGATKH, encoded by the coding sequence ATGAAAACTCAATTAGAGCCTAATTTGTTATTAGCTAAATCCTTTCAATCTGGACAGTGGAAAGGGTCTTATAGTTTAGTCGGACATACAGCAGATGTGGTCAATGCTGTTACCACATTGATTGATGTTTTAGGGGAAAGATTACTGCAACAATTTTGTCTAAACTATTCGTTTAGTTTCCTTAAAGCAACGGCTCAAAAAGCGGCTTATCTCCACGATTGGGGCAAGGCAAACCATCATTTTCAACAAGTAGTCCGGCATCAAAGGAATCCCCTTCATGAACCCCAAATCATTCGTCATGAGGTGGCATCTGTTTTATTAGCTTGGGAGTTTCGAGAATGGTTAGAACAAGGGGAGGGGGATTTTCTCACCGCTTTAGTCGCTGGGGGTGGACATCATCTTAAATTAGGGGGGAAAAAAGGAAAAGCTACGGATGAGTTAGGAGAAGTTCGTCAGAGTGGAGAGGATTGTTTACGGCTTTATACGGTGATTAAAAGTCAGGGTAAACCACAATATCATCCCTTGTTTCGTCCTCTGTTAAAATATGGGGTGAAAGCTTTAGGTTTACCCGATAAACCCAAACTGAGTCAAAAACCTTCTGAATTTTGGTTTGTGACGACTATTAAGCAAAAACGGCAAGAAGTTCAGTCATTTTTAGAGGAAGAATGGCAACCGAATCTTGTATTTTTAGCCGTCATTAAAGCGTTAGTGATTGCCGGAGATGCGGTCGGTTCAGCGATTCCTAATACTAATCTATCCATCCAGAAATGGATTACAGAAGAGGTAGAACGGACGCTGGATGAAGCCAAGTTAGATCAGGTAATGGCAGGGCGATTAGAGGGGAAAACTTTACGGCCGTTTCAAATTCAATTAGCAGAAAGTTCTACCCGCGTGACCCTTGCCCGGGCGGGATGCGGTACAGGAAAAACATTAGGGGCTTATAATTGGGCAAAGGCTAAAGCGTTGGGACGAAAACTGATCTTTTGCTATCCCACGACAGGAACCAGTACTGAGGGCTTTTTAGATTATGTTCACCATCAGGTAGACTCGATTCTACTCCATTCTCGCGCTGATGTGGATTTAGCTATGGCGACCACGGGGGAAGAAGAGGAAGCAGGAGAGACAGTTAATAATGAAGTGGCTTTAAAATTAGAGTCTTTTCAAGCTTGGGGTCGTGAGGCAATTATCTGTACAGTGGACACTGTGTTAGGGTTGCTCCAATGTAATCGTAGACCCATTTATTGTTTCCCGGCGATCGCACAAGCTGCTTTTGTCTTTGATGAGGTTCACTGTTACGATGAACGCCTCTTTGGGGCATTATTGCGCTTCCTAGAGGTCGTCAAAGCCCCCATCCTCCTCATGTCTGCCTCCTTCCTCCCTTGGCAACTAGAAGCCCTTCAGGAGGCCGTAGGTGAACCTTTAGCTATCATTTCCGGTCCCCCAGAATTAGAAACCCAACCCCGTTATCGCTTCCACTATAGCGAACAAATGGACTGGTCAAGAGTGACCCAAGAACTCGCTGCTGGAGGGAAAGTCCTCTGGGTGTGTAATCAGGTCAACAGGGCCATTTCTGTCCATCAGGAAGCGCGAGAAAGGGGACTGAACGCGCTTTTATACCATAGTCGCTTTCGTTATCAAGACCGAGTAGAACATCATCGCGCTGTAGTTGATGCTTTTAAACCGGAATATCAAGAACCTGTTTTAGCCATTACTACCCAAGTAGCGGAAATGTCCCTTGATCTTTCCGCCACGTTGTTAGTGAGTCAAGTGGCGAATCCTGCGGGACTCATTCAACGTTTAGGCCGTTTAAATCGGCGCTATTGTGGTCATCCTTTAGATGCCCTATTTTATCCTGATGGGAAAGTTGGCTATCCCTACTCCAAGGAAGAACTCAATCAGGGTTTAGAACTGATTCAATCTTTCCCCGGAGAAGTTTGTCAAAGAGATTTAGCCCAATGGTTGGAAAATGTAGCCGTTGAAGGTCAACCGGAAAGGGATTCTGTTTTACTCGATAAAACATGGCAAACCTATTCTACGTCTCTCCGTAAAGCAGGCTTTAACGCCACGGTTTTACTAGAGCAAGATTTACCTATTCTTAAAACATTGGGCAGTAAACAACTCCCTCGCTATACTGTGCCGATTCCCATAAAACCCAAAGAAATAAAAGAATGGAAAAAATACAAGTTTTATCCTATTGCACCCACTCAAGAGTGGGACTATTCCTCAGAATTGGGCGCGACAAAACATTGA
- the cas6 gene encoding type I-MYXAN CRISPR-associated protein Cas6/Cmx6 — protein MNFLEVQFSLRGQTLPADHGYALYSALKKFLQSLEQEQQAKLLIERNLPPDLLICSIAGIPNQNGIIYLNKNGRFRLRCPAENAAQWYRILQNQVLDIRGHLIRLIQPRLTLPQASATLKARLVTFRLDTWNSQDAPLHFLQSCQKGLAKLDINAQVSIDSNDEGNLAQRAIKIHGKNVLGYGVTVEGLNPENSLKLQGMGLGGRKHFGCGWFYPVQEVGHENSIRA, from the coding sequence ATGAATTTCCTAGAAGTTCAATTCTCCCTGCGAGGGCAAACTTTACCCGCAGATCACGGTTACGCGCTCTATTCTGCCCTGAAAAAGTTCTTACAGTCTCTAGAACAGGAACAACAAGCAAAACTCCTGATAGAGCGTAACTTACCCCCAGATTTATTAATCTGTAGCATTGCAGGAATTCCCAATCAAAACGGGATTATTTATCTCAATAAAAATGGTCGATTTCGCTTACGTTGTCCCGCAGAAAATGCAGCCCAATGGTATCGCATTCTCCAGAACCAAGTGTTAGATATTCGAGGTCACTTAATCCGCTTGATTCAACCCCGTCTAACATTGCCCCAAGCCAGTGCAACCCTAAAAGCGCGCTTAGTCACCTTTCGTTTAGATACTTGGAATAGTCAGGATGCACCTCTCCATTTTCTACAATCTTGTCAAAAAGGGTTAGCGAAATTAGATATCAACGCTCAGGTTTCTATTGACAGCAATGATGAGGGGAATTTAGCCCAACGAGCTATCAAGATTCATGGGAAAAATGTTCTCGGTTATGGGGTGACAGTGGAAGGGTTAAATCCAGAAAATTCTCTCAAGTTGCAAGGGATGGGGTTAGGAGGCCGGAAACATTTTGGTTGTGGGTGGTTTTATCCGGTTCAGGAGGTCGGTCATGAAAACTCAATTAGAGCCTAA
- a CDS encoding DUF86 domain-containing protein, with amino-acid sequence MLNHAQEAMTIMQSKTRQDLDSDRLLNLAIVRLLEIIGEAASRIPKEDCCQYPTIPWHAIISMRNRLIHNYGNVDLDIVWQVVSQDLPKLTENLIEITTRD; translated from the coding sequence ATGTTAAACCATGCTCAAGAAGCGATGACCATTATGCAATCAAAAACCCGTCAAGACCTTGATAGCGATCGCCTTTTAAATCTTGCCATCGTTCGCTTACTTGAGATTATAGGGGAAGCAGCCAGTCGAATTCCTAAAGAAGATTGTTGTCAATATCCTACCATTCCTTGGCACGCCATTATAAGTATGCGAAATCGCCTAATTCATAATTACGGGAATGTGGATCTTGATATCGTTTGGCAAGTGGTGAGTCAAGATTTACCAAAACTGACTGAGAATTTAATTGAGATCACAACAAGAGATTGA
- a CDS encoding nucleotidyltransferase family protein encodes MSQQLEIQLPPEMIQPFCQRHHIRKLYLFGSVLRDDFTPDSDLDILVEFEPDQVPGLAFFELQDELSEILQCRVDLNTVGFLSPQIREQVLAQAVLQYAKP; translated from the coding sequence ATGAGCCAACAATTAGAGATTCAACTGCCCCCAGAAATGATCCAACCATTTTGCCAACGCCATCATATTCGCAAACTGTACCTTTTTGGGTCTGTTTTGCGAGATGATTTTACCCCAGACAGTGATCTAGATATTCTGGTCGAGTTTGAACCGGATCAAGTTCCGGGATTAGCATTTTTTGAACTGCAAGATGAACTGAGCGAAATTTTGCAATGTCGAGTGGACTTAAACACAGTGGGTTTTCTGAGTCCTCAAATTCGGGAACAAGTTTTAGCCCAGGCCGTGCTTCAGTATGCCAAACCCTAG
- a CDS encoding helix-turn-helix transcriptional regulator, with the protein MSRHLERLLELDHLIRSSQRPTSQTLADCLEVSDRTIRNDLAFLRDRLSAPLKYSKTQGWHYTDPHWRLPSIALSQGELFALILGARMLEAYAGSAYEPELRSSIEQLSQRLPEQTWINLQQLADERIIFRSGAVLNLNPETWTQLISACQNNQSVWMRYFAATRNQESERIIDPYLLHIYRGTNPYVIGFCQKRQEMRWFRVDRIKALRILDQTFVRDPNFDPKTYLNQIFQHEVGGFPVAIAIWFDAATAPFIRERRWHITQDIEEHPDGSLTLHLVTSGLNDLKRWVLGYGKGAKVKKPPELVALVKAELEGMIQHYDLLGGSDYE; encoded by the coding sequence ATGTCCCGCCATTTAGAACGTTTGCTAGAGTTGGATCACCTGATCCGTTCTAGTCAACGTCCCACCAGTCAAACGTTAGCAGACTGTCTGGAGGTGAGCGATCGCACCATTCGCAATGATTTGGCATTTTTGCGCGATCGCCTATCCGCCCCCCTCAAATACAGCAAAACCCAAGGCTGGCACTACACAGACCCCCACTGGCGACTGCCCAGCATTGCTCTTAGTCAAGGAGAACTCTTTGCTCTCATCCTCGGTGCAAGGATGCTGGAAGCTTATGCTGGTTCTGCCTACGAACCCGAATTACGCTCCTCCATTGAACAGTTATCCCAACGCCTCCCCGAACAAACTTGGATTAATCTCCAACAACTGGCCGATGAACGGATTATCTTCCGCAGTGGTGCAGTCCTTAACCTTAACCCCGAAACCTGGACTCAACTCATTAGTGCTTGTCAGAACAATCAATCCGTCTGGATGCGCTACTTTGCCGCCACCCGTAACCAAGAGTCTGAACGCATCATCGACCCCTATCTGCTCCATATTTATCGCGGCACTAACCCCTATGTGATTGGCTTTTGTCAAAAACGCCAAGAAATGCGCTGGTTTCGGGTAGACCGGATTAAGGCCCTACGGATACTTGACCAAACCTTTGTACGAGATCCCAACTTTGACCCTAAAACCTACCTCAACCAAATCTTTCAGCATGAAGTCGGTGGTTTTCCTGTTGCGATCGCCATTTGGTTTGATGCGGCCACAGCACCCTTTATCCGAGAGCGTCGTTGGCACATCACCCAAGACATTGAAGAACACCCCGATGGGTCCCTCACCCTGCATTTAGTAACCTCTGGCCTTAATGACCTCAAGCGGTGGGTGTTGGGGTATGGCAAGGGTGCAAAGGTAAAGAAACCGCCGGAATTGGTGGCTTTAGTTAAGGCGGAACTAGAGGGGATGATTCAACATTACGATTTATTAGGAGGTTCAGATTATGAATAA
- the cutA gene encoding divalent-cation tolerance protein CutA has protein sequence MPYGIILVTASSETEAQTIARHLVESKLAACVSLTPIHSIYTWQGNIESEKEWQLVIKTDLAYYAAIEAKVQELHSYEVPEIIALPIVEGSAAYLGWIAENTKL, from the coding sequence ATGCCATACGGAATTATTTTAGTAACCGCCAGTTCAGAAACAGAAGCCCAAACCATTGCCCGTCATCTTGTAGAAAGCAAACTCGCGGCCTGTGTCAGTTTAACCCCCATTCACTCGATCTACACTTGGCAGGGAAACATAGAGTCTGAGAAGGAATGGCAACTGGTCATTAAAACGGATTTAGCCTACTATGCTGCCATTGAGGCCAAAGTTCAAGAATTACACTCCTACGAAGTTCCAGAAATCATTGCCTTACCCATAGTAGAAGGTTCTGCCGCCTATCTGGGCTGGATTGCGGAAAATACTAAGCTATAA
- a CDS encoding DNA-3-methyladenine glycosylase family protein: protein MTPPYWQEAIEYLAHRDSVMSSLITAYPDEILTNINNPFHTLTRAVVGQQISIKAANRIWAKLTLKLPAIEPEYFLSLTEAELREIGLPQQKIHYITNIAQALKQQILIPEQWQTMTDEAIIKQLKKIKGIGQWTSEMFLIFHLHRCDILPLADLGLIKAIQHHYGRTSKAEIEKLAQHWKPYRTVATWYLWRSLDPVVVQY, encoded by the coding sequence ATGACTCCCCCTTACTGGCAAGAAGCAATTGAATATCTCGCCCATAGAGATTCGGTCATGTCTAGTTTAATTACCGCTTATCCTGATGAAATTCTCACAAATATCAATAATCCTTTCCACACCTTAACAAGAGCCGTAGTCGGACAACAAATCTCCATCAAAGCAGCCAATAGAATATGGGCAAAACTAACACTTAAACTCCCTGCTATTGAGCCAGAGTATTTTCTGTCCTTAACTGAAGCCGAATTACGAGAAATCGGACTCCCACAACAAAAGATTCACTACATCACGAACATTGCTCAGGCATTAAAACAACAAATTTTAATACCCGAGCAATGGCAAACCATGACTGATGAAGCAATTATCAAACAACTCAAAAAGATCAAAGGGATTGGGCAATGGACATCCGAAATGTTTTTAATTTTTCATCTTCACCGTTGCGATATACTACCGTTAGCTGATTTAGGTCTAATCAAGGCTATACAGCATCATTATGGGAGGACAAGTAAAGCCGAAATTGAAAAACTAGCCCAACATTGGAAACCGTATCGAACTGTTGCCACGTGGTACCTTTGGCGTAGTCTTGATCCGGTTGTTGTTCAATACTAA
- a CDS encoding DUF427 domain-containing protein, translating into MAKVTLNGVLLAESNNCEVVEGNYYFPPDALKSEYFSDSNTHTVCSWKGQASYYNVTVGDKTIKDAAWYYPQTKERAKHIEGYVAFYKNKVQIDS; encoded by the coding sequence ATGGCTAAAGTAACCTTAAACGGCGTTCTCCTGGCAGAAAGCAATAACTGTGAAGTCGTCGAGGGAAATTATTATTTCCCTCCTGATGCGTTGAAAAGTGAATATTTTAGTGATAGTAATACTCACACAGTTTGTTCTTGGAAAGGACAAGCCAGTTATTACAATGTCACCGTAGGCGACAAAACCATCAAAGATGCGGCTTGGTATTATCCCCAAACAAAAGAAAGGGCAAAACATATTGAAGGATACGTCGCCTTTTATAAAAACAAAGTGCAAATCGACTCCTAA
- a CDS encoding TonB family protein, protein MFSRFRFPSLLFLGVTTCLIILFLAIPKLPGMAQTITQATIIEILDSDRVFIQDRIARVNTTAQLGQQVRTEQARAGLRFNNQAMIRLGRNASFIVGSRCVQLRRGQAVVSGGVRGCVGSIVAVTRGTLYTLEVDDQERGQVRVLQGEVDLFNVENPDLPPVRVRAWQKVGVTPSGTLTELEMMTPRELGQLLTGPMFEGFNIPLPMTDTRDTLARPPASSTPPTSSTPPTSPSISSDLISRVCSNIVETYKRDLQNTLAQSWNPPRPPSRGIWVTRLSYDLHRDGRVSNMQVLESSGFAPLDQSAIAHVQTLQRQFRPFPECYTRDTMNITHRFQLRYN, encoded by the coding sequence ATGTTTTCCCGATTTCGTTTTCCCTCACTATTATTCCTTGGGGTGACAACTTGCCTAATCATCCTGTTTTTAGCTATCCCGAAACTGCCGGGGATGGCGCAGACTATTACACAAGCAACGATTATCGAAATTTTAGATAGCGATCGCGTTTTTATTCAAGACCGTATCGCCCGAGTCAACACCACCGCCCAACTCGGTCAACAAGTCCGCACCGAACAAGCCCGAGCCGGGTTAAGATTCAACAATCAGGCCATGATCCGCCTAGGTCGTAATGCCTCCTTTATCGTAGGGAGTCGTTGCGTCCAACTACGACGGGGCCAGGCCGTTGTTTCCGGCGGAGTGCGGGGGTGTGTGGGCTCCATTGTCGCCGTCACACGGGGAACACTCTACACCCTCGAAGTAGATGATCAAGAAAGGGGACAAGTGCGCGTCCTCCAAGGAGAAGTCGATTTATTCAACGTCGAAAATCCCGATCTCCCTCCCGTGCGTGTCAGAGCCTGGCAAAAAGTCGGAGTGACTCCCAGTGGCACCCTGACTGAACTCGAAATGATGACCCCCCGCGAATTAGGTCAACTGCTCACCGGACCCATGTTTGAAGGGTTTAATATTCCCCTTCCCATGACCGACACTCGCGACACCCTAGCGCGTCCTCCTGCGTCTTCCACTCCTCCAACTTCTTCAACTCCTCCCACCTCTCCCTCCATCAGTTCTGATCTCATTTCCCGCGTCTGTTCCAATATCGTCGAGACGTACAAACGGGATTTACAGAATACCTTAGCCCAGAGTTGGAATCCCCCCCGTCCTCCCAGTCGCGGGATTTGGGTCACGCGCTTAAGTTATGATCTCCATCGAGATGGCCGAGTGAGCAATATGCAGGTGTTAGAGTCTAGTGGTTTTGCTCCTTTGGATCAATCTGCGATCGCCCATGTCCAGACCTTACAACGTCAATTCAGACCCTTTCCCGAATGTTATACCAGAGACACCATGAACATTACCCACCGCTTTCAATTGCGTTATAACTAA
- a CDS encoding FecR domain-containing protein, translated as MPIKTLSQPITQARIVEILDSDQVFIQNQRVRVNALARQGQQIRTGQARVSLRFDNNAVLRLGRNSSFIIGSRCVQLQRGQVVISGNAQGCVGSVVAITRGTIYVMEIEEETEESTIQVLEGIVQVVESEQDLEDLDDEEGQILEAGNQIKVFADGILGTIERISSNQFNNLLRGQLFRGFRIPLPNFENIIRPLSDRGFTPNFIRQAINGVTNPLGHLSNRQTRRRLNPRFSLTDAEFLSEIGNTSTIITGSFTVKEYGTGIGNQLFRDSGTFQDDSGRINVTITTQRGNQPTQVNLSSPIEMNGIVISPNATQTGALINGVPAQNVTFGLSGNDAILTVIGQDGQVFQVRVFGVNNQQPKGGDRFPGAFILGPLPDR; from the coding sequence TTGCCCATTAAAACCCTCTCACAACCCATTACTCAAGCCAGAATTGTTGAAATCTTAGACAGTGATCAAGTCTTTATTCAAAACCAGAGAGTCCGAGTTAACGCCCTAGCGCGTCAAGGTCAACAAATCCGCACCGGACAAGCAAGAGTAAGTTTGAGATTTGATAATAATGCCGTCCTCCGTTTAGGTCGTAATTCATCATTTATCATCGGGAGTCGTTGCGTCCAGTTACAACGAGGACAAGTGGTTATCTCCGGCAATGCTCAAGGCTGTGTAGGGTCAGTGGTGGCCATTACCCGAGGAACAATCTACGTCATGGAAATTGAAGAAGAAACGGAAGAAAGTACTATTCAAGTATTAGAAGGAATAGTTCAAGTAGTTGAAAGTGAACAGGATTTAGAGGATCTCGATGATGAAGAAGGTCAAATTCTTGAAGCAGGAAATCAAATTAAAGTGTTTGCCGATGGAATTTTAGGGACAATTGAGCGCATTAGTTCCAATCAATTTAACAACTTACTCCGAGGGCAACTGTTCCGAGGATTTCGCATTCCTTTACCTAATTTTGAAAATATCATTCGACCACTCTCTGATCGGGGATTTACGCCTAACTTTATCCGTCAAGCCATTAATGGTGTCACTAACCCATTAGGTCATTTATCAAACCGTCAAACTCGCCGCCGTCTTAATCCTCGTTTTTCATTGACCGATGCAGAATTTCTCTCAGAAATCGGCAATACTTCCACAATTATTACAGGCTCATTTACCGTCAAAGAATATGGGACAGGCATCGGTAATCAATTATTCCGAGATAGTGGCACATTTCAGGATGATAGTGGTAGAATTAACGTGACTATTACCACACAACGAGGCAATCAGCCCACACAAGTTAATCTTTCTTCACCGATTGAAATGAACGGCATCGTAATCAGTCCCAATGCCACGCAAACCGGAGCTTTAATTAATGGTGTCCCTGCTCAAAATGTAACGTTTGGTCTGAGTGGTAATGATGCCATCCTAACGGTCATTGGACAGGATGGACAAGTGTTTCAAGTGCGAGTTTTTGGGGTGAATAACCAACAACCCAAAGGGGGGGATCGATTCCCCGGTGCTTTTATTCTCGGGCCTCTTCCTGACCGTTAA
- a CDS encoding iron uptake porin, which produces MRQQQWGWLALLGCVLNTTTVQANTMGNLSPQTPLNQKEIELAPPAAMRKITPVFQLRDVAPTDWAVEALQSLTERYNCLQGYPDGTFRGERPLTRYEFAASLSACFSQLPPLQGEEFLTVERLRQEFVEELEDIATFIHTLEGRLRTLEDQSFSTTVIFGGQVVFALSGATGGRPPGRGETGILFTHQTQLALATSFHGKDRLLLGLTTGNFNDFGFANPRALNSYMALLNSQSGAEDQFSLDTLEYRTVAFKDRMVLTFKPLGFSLGDVLTPNTPHGETGGGAVSRFGAQNPLFQLGALNSGVGLDWLVSDQVRLQTAYGMRNSAEGGVFNASHSALGVQVLVAPGDRTVAGLTYINAYSQDGRLDTFTGSFNADTSGTFLEPAQIHGLGATLQTYLTDNIILAAWGGMTYTRSLVSPAFALSATGTLSLGIEDPFGRMGDYWGIVAGIPPKLLVGGTIERRDQGTSFHLETFYRWRVSDRLSLSPGIFLVTDPGHISNNNTFWIGTVRASFQF; this is translated from the coding sequence ATGAGACAACAGCAATGGGGATGGCTGGCTTTACTCGGGTGTGTCTTGAATACCACAACGGTACAAGCTAACACAATGGGGAATCTATCCCCCCAAACTCCCCTAAATCAAAAAGAAATAGAACTCGCTCCTCCCGCCGCTATGCGCAAAATTACCCCCGTTTTTCAACTGCGGGACGTTGCCCCGACGGATTGGGCGGTGGAAGCGTTACAAAGCTTAACAGAGCGCTATAACTGCTTGCAAGGATACCCCGACGGCACATTTCGGGGAGAGCGCCCCCTAACTCGTTATGAATTTGCCGCCAGTCTCTCCGCTTGTTTCAGTCAATTGCCCCCCCTTCAAGGAGAAGAATTCCTCACGGTGGAACGATTGCGTCAGGAATTTGTAGAAGAATTGGAGGATATAGCCACCTTTATACACACTCTAGAAGGGCGTTTACGGACTCTAGAAGACCAGTCTTTCTCTACAACGGTTATCTTTGGGGGTCAGGTGGTGTTCGCGCTGTCTGGGGCGACGGGAGGGCGACCACCGGGGAGGGGAGAAACGGGGATTCTGTTCACCCACCAAACTCAGTTAGCCCTAGCGACTTCTTTTCACGGCAAAGATCGTTTATTACTGGGGTTAACAACAGGGAATTTTAATGATTTTGGTTTTGCCAATCCTAGGGCTTTGAATAGTTATATGGCTCTGCTCAATAGTCAAAGCGGAGCAGAGGATCAATTTTCCCTCGATACCTTGGAATATCGCACCGTTGCCTTTAAGGATCGGATGGTTTTGACTTTTAAACCTCTGGGGTTTAGTTTGGGGGATGTGTTAACCCCTAATACACCTCATGGGGAGACAGGAGGGGGTGCAGTTTCTCGATTTGGGGCGCAAAATCCCTTGTTTCAACTGGGGGCGCTAAACAGTGGCGTTGGGTTAGACTGGTTAGTTAGTGATCAGGTGCGTCTACAAACCGCTTACGGAATGCGCAATAGTGCAGAGGGTGGGGTTTTTAATGCTAGTCACAGTGCTTTAGGGGTGCAGGTGTTGGTGGCACCAGGCGATCGCACGGTTGCAGGACTCACTTATATTAACGCCTACAGCCAAGATGGTCGTTTAGATACCTTTACCGGAAGCTTTAATGCAGACACCTCGGGGACTTTTTTAGAACCCGCCCAAATTCATGGCCTCGGGGCTACATTACAAACCTATCTCACCGATAACATCATTTTAGCAGCATGGGGCGGGATGACCTATACTCGTTCTCTTGTCTCTCCTGCCTTTGCCCTAAGTGCCACAGGAACCCTTTCTCTGGGCATTGAAGACCCCTTTGGACGCATGGGAGACTATTGGGGGATTGTGGCCGGAATTCCCCCTAAGCTGTTGGTCGGAGGGACTATTGAACGACGGGATCAGGGAACATCTTTCCACCTTGAAACGTTCTATCGCTGGAGAGTTAGCGATCGCCTTTCCCTCAGTCCCGGAATCTTCTTAGTCACAGATCCCGGTCATATTTCCAACAATAACACCTTTTGGATCGGCACAGTTCGCGCTAGTTTTCAGTTTTAA